From Melanotaenia boesemani isolate fMelBoe1 chromosome 12, fMelBoe1.pri, whole genome shotgun sequence, a single genomic window includes:
- the LOC121649942 gene encoding tubulin alpha chain-like: MRECISVHVGQAGVQMGNTCWELYCLEHGIQPDGQMPSRKPVGGHDDSFTTFFSETGAGKYVPRAIFVDLEPTVIDEVRTGSYRQLFHPEQLISGKEDAANNYARGHYTIGKEIIDSVLDRIRKLADQCTGLQGFLVFHSFGGGTGSGFTSLLMERLSVDFGKKSKLEFAIYPAPQVSTAVVEPYNSILTTHTTLEHSDCAFMVDNEAIYDICRRNLDIERPSYTNLNRLISQIVSSITASLRFDGALNVDLTEFQTNLVPYPRIHFPLATYAPVISAEKAYHEQLSVAEITNACFEPANQMVKCDPRHGKYMACCLLYRGDVVPKDVNVAIAAIKTKRTIQFVDWCPTGFKVGINYQPPTVVPGGDLAKVQRAVCMLSNTTAIAEAWARLDHKFDLMYAKRAFVHWYVGEGMEEGEFSEAREDMAALEKDYEEVGIDSFEEDEEGEEY; encoded by the exons ATG CGTGAATGCATCTCTGTTCATGTGGGCCAGGCTGGTGTCCAAATGGGGAACACCTGCTGGGAGCTTTACTGTTTGGAGCATGGTATCCAGCCGGATGGTCAGATGCCGAGCCGCAAGCCTGTAGGCGGCCACGATGACTCCTTCACCACCTTCTTCAGCGAGACTGGAGCTGGGAAATACGTCCCAAGAGCAATCTTTGTTGACCTAGAGCCCACTGTCATTG ATGAAGTGAGGACAGGGTCGTACCGTCAGCTCTTTCACCCTGAACAGCTGATCTCAGGAAAGGAGGATGCTGCCAATAACTACGCCCGAGGACACTACACCATCGGCAAAGAGATAATTGACTCTGTCCTAGACAGGATCCGCAAACTG GCTGATCAGTGCACTGGTCTCCAAGGATTCTTGGTCTTTCACTCCTTTGGTGGAGGCACTGGTTCTGGTTTCACCTCCCTGCTAATGGAGAGACTTTCTGTTGACTTTGGCAAAAAGTCTAAGCTGGAGTTTGCCATCTACCCAGCACCTCAAGTTTCCACAGCAGTAGTGGAGCCTTACAACTCCATCCTGACCACCCACACCACCTTGGAGCACTCTGACTGTGCCTTCATGGTGGACAATGAGGCCATCTATGACATCTGCCGCAGAAACCTTGATATTGAGCGCCCCTCCTATACCAATCTCAACCGTCTTATCAGTCAGATTGTGTCTTCCATCACAGCTTCCCTTCGCTTCGATGGAGCCCTGAATGTTGACCTGACAGAGTTCCAGACCAACTTGGTGCCCTACCCTCGTATCCACTTCCCTCTGGCCACCTATGCCCCTGTCATCTCTGCTGAGAAAGCCTACCATGAGCAGCTGTCTGTAGCTGAGATCACCAATGCCTGCTTTGAGCCAGCCAATCAGATGGTGAAATGTGACCCACGTCATGGTAAATACATGGCCTGCTGTCTGCTGTATCGTGGTGATGTGGTGCCTAAAGATGTTAATGTGGCTATTGCCGCCATCAAAACCAAACGCACCATCcagtttgtggactggtgtccCACAGGCTTTAAGGTGGGCATCAACTACCAGCCTCCAACTGTGGTTCCTGGTGGAGACCTGGCAAAGGTGCAGAGAGCTGTGTGCATGCTGAGCAACACCACAGCCATCGCTGAAGCCTGGGCCCGACTGGACCACAAGTTTGACCTGATGTATGCCAAGAGGGCCTTTGTGCACTGGTATGTTGGGGAGGGCATGGAGGAAGGAGAGTTCTCAGAGGCCAGGGAAGATATGGCTGCTCTGGAGAAGGATTATGAAGAGGTGGGGATTGATTCATttgaagaggatgaggaaggagaggaataTTGA
- the pofut2 gene encoding GDP-fucose protein O-fucosyltransferase 2, with protein MAHSTLHISQTVVSTYSLSALFLSLFVSFTTPGTVKSDNVFSASHTATTPIAAARDLRYLLYDVNPPEGFNLRRDVYIRMASLVKTLRKAGDDWVLVLPPWGRLYHWQSPNIHQIRIPWGEFFSITSLQANVPVIEYEEFIAENGGPFIDQVLVLQNYAEGWTDGKWEEKVDERPCIEKLMYSKDKQGYYRGWFWGYEETRARNVTCISAQGHASIMAPVLQRNITATSVVLDRAETLLHDDYAGKHYWDTRRSMVFSKHLRLIGDDFRARYLNSTDDRDQTIYSEDWTRMKAKSGSARGGPYLGVHLRRKDFIWGHREDVPSLKGAVKKIRSLMKKHRLDNVFVATDADGEELKELERLLPDMVRFETSIEDLELLKDGGVAIIDQWICAHARFFIGTSVSTFSFRIHEEREILGFDPKTTYNRFCGDMEKECEQPTHWKIVY; from the exons ATGGCGCACAGCACGTTGCATATATCACAGACTGTTGTGTCAACATATTCGTTGAGTGcgttgtttttatctcttttcgTTTCTTTTACAACACCGGGAACAGTAAAGAGCGACAATGTTTTTAGTGCAAGTCACACGGCCACGACGCCCATCGCTGCCGCGAGGGATCTGCG gTATCTTTTGTATGATGTAAACCCTCCAGAGGGTTTTAATCTGCGGAGAGATGTTTATATCCGCATGGCTTCCCTGGTCAAGACTTTGAGGAAAGCAGGAGATGATTGGGTATTAGTGCTTCCCCCATGGGGTCGTCTCTATCACTGGCAAAGCCCCAACATCCACCAGATCCGCATCCCATGGGGAGAGTTCTTCAGCATCACTAGCCTGCAGGCCAATGTTCCTGTCATTGAGTATGAGGAATTCATTGCTG AAAATGGAGGCCCATTTATAGACCAGGTTCTGGTGTTGCAGAACTATGCTGAGGGATGGACTGATGGGAAATGGGAGGAAAAAGTTGATGAGCGGCCATGCATTGAAAAGCTGATGTACTCCAAAGATAAACAGGGATATTACAG AGGCTGGTTTTGGGGCTATGAGGAGACGAGAGCTCGAAATGTAACATGCATATCAGCACAAGGTCATGCCTCAATCATGGCCCCGGTTCTTCAGAGAAACATAACTGCAAC ATCAGTTGTGCTTGATCGAGCAGAGACACTTCTTCATGATGACTATGCTGGGAAGCATTACTGGGAT ACCCGCCGCAGCATGGTTTTTTCTAAGCACCTGCGCCTCATAGGAGATGACTTCAGAGCAAGATACTTGAACTCTACAGATGACAGAGACCAGACAATATACAGCGAGGACTGGACACGCATGAAG GCTAAGTCTGGTTCTGCCAGAGGCGGGCCATATTTAGGAGTCCATCTACGCAGAAAAGACTTTATCTGGGGTCACAGAGAGGATGTACCCAGCCTGAAGGGAGCAGTCAAAAAAATACGCAGCTTGATGAAGAAGCACAGACTTGACAATGTGTTTGTTGCAACAGATGCAGATGGTGAAG AACTGAAGGAGCTGGAAAGATTGTTGCCAGATATGGTACGGTTTGAGACATCTATAGAAGACCTGGAGCTGCTTAAAGATGGAGGAGTGGCCATCATTGACCAGTGGATATGTGCCCATGCAAG atttttcatAGGAACATCAGTGTCCACTTTCTCCTTCCGGATCCATGAAGAGAGAGAAATCCTGGGTTTTGACCCCAAAACTACATACAACCGCTTCTGTGGGGACATGGAAAAAGAATGCGAACAGCCCACGCACTGGAAAATAGTTTACTAA